A region of the Mytilus galloprovincialis chromosome 1, xbMytGall1.hap1.1, whole genome shotgun sequence genome:
ttggttattatcttgaatatttatatagatagagataaactgtaaacagcaataatgttcagcaaaataagatctacaaataagacaacatgaccaaaattgtcaattgaccccttaaggagttattgccctttatagtcaatttttaacatttttcataaattttggtaaatttaaaaaaaatattttccactgtaattactgggccaagatcattataaatagagataattgtagcaacaagaatgttcagtacagtaagatctacatacacgtcaccatcaccaaaacacaattttgtcgtgaatttatctgtgtccattgtttaatatgcacaaagaccaaggtgagcgacacaggctcttgagagcctctagttataaacCATATCCATTTATTGCAAGAAAATCGAAAATGCAGTCATATGACCATGGTTTATAAAAAGTGCATGTTCAAATGTttaatcatttatatttgttCCTGCTTTCATTTGCCtgttatatgaaataaaatacagcATACTAAATATTACTCAAACCTAAACATTTGAATGGCCTTTTCATACTTAACATGTTTATCTTGAAAACAAATGACAACTTAAAAGCTAACTTTTATTTATACCAGTCACCTGATTATTCATAATGGTCAATGTTGTAAAGAACTTTTATCATAATTTAGGTACAATCGTACATAACCGATGTAAAAATATCATAAACTCATTGAGAAAATATTAATCAATCATTGTTaagatgaattgaataataattgcagtttaaacaaaaagaaaaacaatagcaGATTGACCATTAAGAAATCGTATGACAATAAAATAACCACTTGGTCAACCTTCTGATCTTTGTTTACAGATTTTCTTTTGCTACCGATATTTCGAGAGGTATGAAGTATTTACACAGTCATAAAATAATACATGGGAGGTTGTGGTCCAGCAACTGTGTGATGGATGACAGATGGTCAGTTAAAGTAACAGGTACGCATCTTAATCCAATATTGTAGATCACGCATGTTTTTACTGTTAAAGTATCCGTGATATAAAAATTTATAACTTATATCGACTGGTTAGAGAGAAACCAAACCAAAACCCCGGGGTGACCTTAGATACCACGAAGGGATAAGTTGAGATCCTAATCCACATATGACACCAGTGTCATATATATAATGTGATGGTGATGTATATCAATCGATTCAAAGAtttgcaattataaaaaaaataaaataaaagatataaaaagatacctgtggcctggttttcgaaagtatcataagatatgtcataagatatatcttaggacatattttatgatcatcttatgactatcatatgatatgtcatagGATTTAAATCAAAGCTGTCTTAAGAGAGTCATATCTATAATGCTCTTTTGACTGTCATAAGTGAACatttaaaataatgattaaaaagtgataaatataaaaatgaaaatgaaaagtatgaacatattaattattactattcttaatatttacgaatattttatttttttcgttataATGAACATGAAATCTTATACAAAAAGGAATTGAAATATGAGTGGATAACTTGTTTAAATTCagtttgtaatatataataaatcttgAACTTCGCTTTCGTGTATTACAATACATGCATTGATATTTAACTGTGAATACTTTTATGATTCGGTACATCGAGTACCCGCTTAACGAAATGCCCGTGCACATTACTAATATAGTACTATTAAATATACTAGTAacgaaataatatgtatatttattatacaaaaccaTGAGTAAGAAAAGAATTCAATATTGTATGTCGCAGACAggagattcaaattttaatttacgTAGTTGACtaagaaaaaataaatctttactGATTAGCTAACTGAGAAacacaacatatattttttattgcaattaacatgaaattatacatgaaaagtaattgaaattttagttgacaatcataagaccatcataagtcatgtcgcgAGGGGTCTTAAGTTTACGACATAAGTTATGACCAATCATAGCTTGGGACACTTTCGAAAGCATATCTTACGACTATgacctaagaccatcataagacatgtcttagtcaaaagatactttcgaaaaccaggcccctgcAATGCGTTTCAACATACTTTTCAATTACAATTCTCTTGTCAATTACAACTAAAATACTCAAATGcagtcaaatataagattttattttaaattaaaaaaaaaggtttaaatagCATATCTTTGTCAATTCAAAGACCATGAAATACTTAATATATTCTAATTGTATGTGATAAACCGTAAATGTTACATACACAGAAATCAGGTTATAAGATTTTGAATTCAACAATTTCATTGTAACATTTGTGTGCAAGAAAAGTATTAATTTCTGTTAATAGTTCTAATATCGTTAATAAAATTATGATAccatatcgttttttttttttttttttataaaattcccTTAACCAATTCTTGACGCTTCCTAAAATTTTtactgtttaaaatttataaaataacttGGGTTATCCTTCTTGTCTCTAGATTATGGTTTGGAAACATTCCGAAAATCTTGTGTCTGCGAAGACGAAAACATTAAAAAGCAAAAGCAAGTTTATTTGGAACCAGAACTTGTGAAAAGTCAAGCTATTCCTACTGAACACAGTGATGTATACGCATTTAGTGTTATACTGATAGAAATAGCAACGAGGGGAGATCCATTTCAGGTAAAAATATATTGGTAAACTATctacctgtttttttttctcacgtATAAAGGCATTAGATGTAAtgttcttgttttgttttatacatgtaaaCGCCAAAAAGGGCACAGATAAACTCGACCAAAATGCTATAATCAAAAgagaaaattgtatttttattattttattgctGTCACTATCAAATGCatttaatattatgaataaacATACAGAATTGGCAGCCAGAGTATAGAAATATCAAATTCTATTCAAACTCTTTGTTGAATTAAGTAGTTCGAGAAAAATTTCATTGCTTACAGAGTAATGgaatcattgatttttttgtattacataaaaaaaaaaagtgatagtGATAAGATTAAATCGGACTTAAAAGTAAACCTTTTGTGtgatttaatttgttttctgCTGATTAGAAGGAAGCCATTGACTTCTTATAGTAAAGTCATCCTATGAAAATACGATTGGGACACCATCTTTATTTGGTTGGCCTCATTGGAATGAAGGTGTGACATATGACTTAAGGTTATTGAGCAATACCGAATATCTATACCATAAGGGTAGTGGTGCTCAATCTCTGAAGCGTTCAGTGTAGTGTTCTGTAGACCTTTAAGTTTTCGTCACTAATTTCTGTTGCCAATAAAATGACTGTTTTCGTACTACTAAATGAGTCTGTCATCTCTTCCAAATATTTTGTTATCGGCATGTTGCAATGTACCGATAATACAAGACATATATGTATTGAAATGAATAATaggaaatttatgtaaaaaaaataatacaaacaatatattaagaGGTAATGTTCTTATTCTTTGCAACTGATCTCATATTGTAGAAATAACACactaaaaaatatacaattctaAAATTCTAATATTTTGTTCAGTGTCAGTTGTAAGAATGATTAAAAGCAATTAGACCTTTTTAGTGTCCTTAAATAACAAGAAGCTAAATTGTTTATACAATGAAGAATGAGTAtaagttttttaatatttttaacagtaaaattaaagtaaTCGTATCGTGATCCCTTGTAGtgtatattctttaattttcacCTTTTGTAGATAACTGATTTATATTTAGTATGCGAGTTGTCTGTTGCACCCCAAACGTTTAAGTAAATTCTAACCATTGCCCTTAAAAGCTTTCAATGGCTGACTTAAACTATTGCAGGTCAAACGCTCAGATCAATAGCTTAATTTTAAGCAGCAGCACTTAATTAAGGAGTTTATAGATGATGGTTATTTTTcaagtttgtttgttttgatgaTCTAAAGGAACTGTTTAAAGTTCCCTTTTGTTCCAgccataataaaaaattatcgatacttttttttttatattatccgCATGCTAACCAGGTTTAATAAGCGATAAAACACGGTTTAAGTCATCTTCGGAAAAAATATTTACCATGTCAGGGACATGACAATTGTGTCCACTCTTTCAGTTGGTTGATAACGTAtgaatttgtatttttgtatggACTTCCCCTTTTTGAATTAAACTTAGAGTTCGGTAAATTGTTATACTTTTTTGATATcataaaaaggaaatattttggCAAACTAGAGGACTCCcagttgtatgacagttgttaacaaTTCCGTTATAACGTCAAACAGATATACAAGGTTAACCAACCTCTACCAGACACGATCCAACATTTTACTGAAATAGTGAAAAAAGAATATAACACATTCTTAAATTTCTTTCCAATGCCCTATCAATATTTACTAGTTTTGGTAATAATCTGATTGATTACCGAATCACTAATTATGAATCAATATCAACAAATGCTGTACGTGTTTATATACACGATACTCTTCTCACAAAATAACCCTTTGAAGAAAAATAGGTCtatacagtttatttttattcacACGAAGGAAGAAGATCCATATTCTGTGCCTATTGACTGGCAACCGCCATTACCGGTTTTTGAGAAAACGTCAGACGAAAACAATTGTCCATGTCCGGATGAATATTGTAAGGTAAACGAAACAGTCTTAAGACATGAACacattttgcaatatattttagACATAATAAGTGTTTAAATATTGAATCAATGTGATTAATATGCTACCAATCTTGTAATtgtgttttaaattcaaaactgAGATACTTTCGTTTATAACTGTCTGTTGCATGTTAGAAAGATACACATTATTGTTGTATCTAAAGACCAGTTATTGTGTTTCACTACAATAAGAGGTTCCTAATACAATTTAAAAGTACCGTTCGGTTAAATAGAATTGTAATGTTGTAAGTGATAACCAAGAGGcaattaaacatgtaaacagaaAAATCAAACGACTTTTGTGACTCGTATACCAAGCTCGCCAATATCAACCTCGTTATTTTGCTGTCTGTTAAAGCATCAGTTCTATACAACGTTTTATATACCGTTTTATAAAACTAATTTTGGATTTGCATATTCAACTTTAGTTAATGGTATCGACTCAACCgggttttttttctggattgAGGATAGTAACAGAAATGCTGTAAAAATAATATGACATTGCGACATTAAATGCGATAACTTATGTTGTAAAGTCCAACACTTTTTAAGTTTGTCTAAAAccaataaattatttttcatattgacAGCTGATTTCAATATGCAGATCTCATAACCCAATAGAAAGACCATCATTCGAAAGTATTAAACGACGGCTACAACGCATCAATCCTAATAAACAAAACCCCGTGGATTTGATTATAACAATGGTGAGTCCATTTCAAACAAAATCCTACAAATAGTTTTGAATTTTTGCTCCATAAGGAaatcatttcattattttttatactgGCAATAAGCTGATTTTTAGAagataaaatgtttcacaaaagtTTGTTTGTTATCatcaaagtaaaataacaattgtCAAAACCTTGTTTTTATATCTAAATTGTATGCtacaattttcattatttaatatctattttctttgccttttataaaatcactattttatcaattttagatGGAAAAGTACTCAAAGCATTTGGAATCTGTTGTTGCGGAAAGAACTCAAGATTTGATGGCAGAAAAGCACAGAACAGAGACATTATTGTATAGTAAGTGGTGATATAATAGAgactttttcatgaaaaattacgacaaatttatgATTTCTGTGCACGACAGTCTGACTTTGTTTTCGGATACATAATTCTTTGaagtaaaattatttcaaagtgaACTTTTAATGTCAAGTGAAAAGCAGGAAATTATAGAGCATGATATAAGCGCCGACTCATAATGAACATAATTATATAGCAAAAATATAGGACAATAATGTTCTTCCTTTTTTTAGGGGCATAAAAGTTTCGTTATAAGCAGAATCAAAAGAAGCGATAATTAGTGAAAcataggaattaaaaaaaaaaaacaaatcaagggTACAAATTCGACTTTATccttcttttataaatatttagaaataaattcaTGTCAAACTATATCAGGAAAATATTGATTATTTGTAGCTATGTATAAAGGATTTTTGGTTCAGCAATTTCATCGTAAATTATAAGCTGATGAGTTTATActcaacattaaaaatatatgtctgttatCGATTTCAATGAAAATGTTATATGAAGATATAACAACATTTTAaacggaattttattttattaccgCACACGAATTACATACGTGTGGAACTATGAAAACCCACTTTTCTTAATTTTGAGTTTgtctttaaattgtttttaaattcaaagtcttattttgaatTGAGCCACTGATACAGTGTAGCTCGGTGCTTATGCATCACAACATTGTGTTATTCTCCTATGGTAATTTGTTTATATTCTAGTCTTTCATTTTGTTGATGTTCTCTAAatatgcaattttattttattttgacatataatttgtttttatagtgattaagagtataacacaatgttgactgctttgTCAAATAGcgtttgaatttgccatttgaacttttcttttttgaatttttcttggagttcggtacttttgttatttAAGTAACCATAATCCTTCTATCTTTGATGTCTTTATACAACCAATTTACTCCAAATGAATAAAACACATATCATTTGAAGATATTCTAATATGTATTTCAAACTACAGGTATGCTACCAAGATCCGTAGCTGATTCTTTGAAGACCGGACTATCGGTACAGGCAGAATCATTTGACCAATGCACCATTTACTTCAGCGATATCGTTGGTTTTACAGTGCTATGTTCCAAAAGTTCTGCATTAGAAGTTGTAGGATTACTAAACAGACTCTACACAGTATTTGATGAAATTATAGAAAATTTCTGTGTCTATAAAGTAGAAACAATAGGCGATGCATGTAAGTGATTGTGCATATACTTTTAATCCTTCAAACGTCGAAACGAATACCAAAAACTGTTTCAATAATAAGAAACAATGTTTATATTTCGAACGGGGGAGGCGGGATCTTTTCCTACATAAATCGATACAAAGACATGCCACTTGAATGAGATACATGATTTGGAATTTCAAATATATGAATGGGGTGCAATTTCACGGTGGCAAAATAACAATGGGTAAACATTTATATGTCAATGGGTCATAAGTAATCATCTTCGTTTAGGATGACTCTGAACACTGTGGTGTAATATAATAAAAGATCCAATGTGGTTAACGTCTAAATAAGATGTCATGATAACAGGAAATGTACATGAATTGGTTGTAATTTCCGTATAAGATATATGAATTGGTAGTTTTTTGCATTAATCAATATTCGAAAAGGGTGAGTTTTTTTTAACCAAGCCGATCGTCTCATCAAAAATATTATATCTTTTGAGACCATAATTAGATATTTCTTAGGtcgaataaaatattttaacaacacACAATTAGCAATtaacacatcatagataccaggactaaatttagtatatacgccagacgcgcgtttcgtctacaaaagactcatcagtgacgctcgaatcccaaaaagtttaaaaggtcaaatgaagtacgaagagcattgatgacaaaaattcctaaaagttttgccaaatacggctaaggtactctatgcctgaggtagaaaagccttagtatttcaagtaaaatttgtaaacagtaactttataaatataaccatatcaaaaCAAGGTAGGTTCATCACACTGTATGTTTTCTCCTATTAGTATTTGGATTATTAGTAAACTGCTGTTATCATACTATATATTTATTCCTAGAAgtataaagaattaaaaaaaaaaaaaacaggttcgTCACACTGCTAGAAGTACCGCATTTCAAATATTAGTGAACAGCTGTCTCTTTTACGCATAaaacattatctttttttttattatacaaaccATTTTCTTGTCTTAcacagaaaacaaatgttttataagtAAATGGAAAGTTTAACTGCAGAGTAATTTTATTATCTGGTATGTCGATCACACTTTAAACCTAAAGatagtttctatttttttattttagacatgGTTGCATCAGGGTTGCCTAAGCGTACATCCAACCACGCATCAGAAATAGCTAAGATGTCCTTGAAAATAGTTGAAGcagcaaaacattttaaaattcctcATCTGCCAAATGCTCCTCTGAAAATAAGAATTGGCTTACATTCAGGTAAGTAATTGATTATATTCAGAACATAGGTGGTTACCTTATTGAAGAATCAGTGCCCTTTTTCACACCATAAAAAGTAACGTGattaaattctgtaaatttttgCTGCATTTGTTTATGtacattatatttgttttaaactgcAGAATATCATACTGGTAATATTATAAATTCATGAAATGTACATTCGTCAGTTCTGAAATAACGTCTAGTTATCAAGCGACACCACCtgaaggtggcacggtagtatttgcattccagaatttaggttgctcttttgtgtaccctacctaAGTCAAAgtatctgaacagtgtgattggacaaaaaatacagtataaactgaacacactttcccaaactgagggataaatcaggtgtagaaaaatatgaaataattttacaaacagatgaaaatgaatttttgagattttttttttcagttaactgtgaatgtagaattttttgcagtgttagaaagtggtgacaTTTCTAAAAAAGCTATCATTATCCCATATGGGCCAGGAAAAACTACCATGCCACCTGAATGGATATCACTTACTTGAAATTTACTCACTTTGGTAATTGcataatttattttctgattaaataATTGTCACATATTGTTTTGACCTTGTAAGTGCTAtacttaaaataatataatttgccGTTTTTATTGGTTACAGTTTTATCATTTCACCCTAAAAGATATTATGTTGTTTTAGGGTATGTCTGTGCCGGTGTTGTAGGTAGAACTATGCCAAGGTATTGTTTGTTTGGAGACACAGTTAATACAGCGTCCAGAATGGAATCAAATGGAGaacgtaataaaataaaatttgtctcaTAGAAAATAATCAATCTCTTAAAAGCCCCAGTCACACTAGACAACGACCGCACCAAGATCACCGCGATCTATAttaattcagatcgtggtgaggtcgcagtattagcggcatgaaaatgtatttttttttcacgaTGCTattacgtcctcattacgcttctacaaagatcccgcaTTATCatgttaaattattaaagtttttGAATCGATATATTCAATCTAGTTAATTTTTCCGAATAATACTTTTCTTTATCATTTTAGTCAACATTTCTCAAATTTAACGTTAATTCAGTATAAATATAAGAAATCTATCTAGAAAATCGATGTCATATTTGTGTTATAGGTATGCTTCATCCGTTATGCAAATATTCTGAAACACATGTCATTCATGTTAATGACAAAAATAAGAGCAAAACGTAGAAAGAAAAtcattacatgatatataatttgataatatcatgtaaaacaaaataatattattgTACTTTTAGCTTATAAAATTCACATAAGTGATGACACATATTCAGAGCTGGCAATTACTGGAGGGTTTCAAGTTGAGGAAAGAGGAGTCATAAGTGTAAAggtaacttttctttttttttttttttttaatttttgatactACAAAATGGaaataagaaaaatgaaagtATCTGAAGACAGCATGAGACACAATAGGATAACAAAACGACATATGCAATACTAAAATTAGTTATTGCAGCTATAGTTTTCTTAGTCTTTTTAAGCATTTAATTAACGGTTGCATAGAGTGATTAAAGCAGACAACTTCGACAGTTTTAAAGGGAAAATGCATTTAAAAGATCAGTCAGTCTTTCACAAAATTGAAATGgctgaaatattttaataaactctgtttaacccgccacattatttatgtatgtgcctgtcccaagtcaggtgcctgtgaatcagtggttgtcgtttgtttatgtgttacatatatttgtttttcgttcattttttttacataaataaggccgttagttttctcgtttgaattgttttacattgtcttatcgggggctgttatagctgactatgcggtatgggctttactcattattgaaggccgtacggtgacctatagtcgttaatgtctgtgtcattttggtcttttgtggatagttgtctcattggcaatcataccacatattctttttttatatcatcaaagataccaggattaaaattaagAACTCCATACGCACTTGTGCAGGTcgattaaaaattaacaaaaataaaaaggtaaaatAGAGTACGAAGAATACGATCATTGACGACCCGAAATTTCGCCAGGTTTTGACAAATACTTACATATATAATTTAAGGTGATGTACTTCAATAATGGCACGATTCTTTAAAGTTATTGGCATCaaatataaatctttatttgCAAAAACTGATCTTCACTTGATTGAAAGTCTATATGATAATCAAGATACTTAATGTATACATTTGTAGGGAAAAGGCGATATGCGAACTTGGTGGCTTACTGGATATGACCCTTGCAAGATGGATAAAAAACAATCTTTGATTGAAAACAGCAAGGGATATGATATGTTTTGATGATGACATTAAAAGCTGAAGTATACTTCGATTTACAGAGAGATTTTGTGCAGCaattttattcttatatatatcCATGAAAAactaacaattattttattatttcattatctgCACCAGGATAGAAATAGTAAAATAGTATAATGCATTTAAGTGTTTGATATCACTATATGAAAGAAGGTAGAtcgacacacacacacacacacacacatatatatatatatatatatatatatatatatatagatagatagatagatagatagatagatagatagatagatagatagatagatgttCTAACGAAAACAATATTAGAaccgcggtatactactgttgccttagtAGATCAAACGAAGTTTGGGGAGTTGATGAGGAAGTCCAATGTTaacaaatgtgattttttttgtctcGGGTCTATgaagtcgaaaaagcgagacaaaggCTGCTGTTTCTAGTAGCTGTGGTGTCGTCATCAACAATATATTAGCCTATGGCTTGGTTTAGTTCACGGGGAACCGCTTATGGTTGGTCAATAatttttggtatgcagttgtataaaaattggcatatctcatttacATTAGCCCCCTCCCTCAGTCATGGTCCTTTCACTGATAACATTTGCATATTTTAATGTAATATTGAGTGACAATGTCCGTTTTAAGGGGAACTACTAATGTGTGTTAATGATAGTAGGTATGCAACATTTTCACATCTCAATTCTATGGCTGTTATTATACCCCGCCTACTAATtgatggtctattgactttgaaacttttacaaagtttacatgtgtaaatttgtgattaggtcagtttcaAATAACTATAAGTAGTAGGCCAATGATACTTTGTATACAGATGAATAGCATTGGCAGCTCTAGCTCATTTTAATTTAGAATTGCTGGATCCcccttcagtcatggtttattgactttgaatgtttTGCATTATTTACCTGTTAAAATGTGTGATTATATCAATTGATGAAGAAACGCTTAATGTTAAATAAATGATAgtttgtatgcagttgtattggCATTTGAATTCACATTGCCATGGGGATTATATTGCCCATATCCTTATGGACATTGAATTTTGAATCGTTCAAAGGGAAACCGTGTgaaaagtcaatggtatttggtatgcagcaGGTTTTTTTGTGCAACCTtagcggattggtatacgtcggtgaaacgaaaggaaggctaaacaaacgtatgtgcggtcatagatcagacattaacctcaatgctaacgacattctataccagcatttcaatcaacccgatcattccatcgtttctatgacagttcgcattatcgaaaagatattccatagctctaacaatcctaatctttcaacgactctccgtagacaaaaagaggactactggattagacaattgggaactgcgacaccttatggttgcaatgacaaaattgatggtataggtattcgaTATAGTctttcgtgtaactcggtgaatgtgatgaatattttcaattcgactcctcgacgtagacgcagtcatggtcatcgtcattatacatcaccttctctgcatgatgtatctattaatgacttgctgccatttatacaaaagccgttaggtattcatcacattcgcacgaaactttattcattatccctttcaaaacttcattctctgttcaatttatgtttggaatccactgttacaaaccctcattcaaaccaatacaaaattacagctataattttggatattgcaagtcacagacttttcaagccagtccacattggcaaagatgaaaaagagaaaagatctttcctttaTATTTCCTTTGCCAaaaaggtatcgatggcgtcaacttaggcaatatccttcatcataaattagttcaatcgaaaatgcctccttatttcaaagaccagtctgtaccaatcatttcttatacctataccaaacctatgtAATATAGTCAGtgattaaataatttattatgtaattacaaagttaagaaagattctaaagttcaaatgttcgaatGGTCACAAACTGTTCTTAAAgttgaattgttcgaatgttcaatatctcacacgggcacgtgatcgtatagtggtatAAATGTTCGTTCCTGTTGGAGTACTTCGGATATTAAGCGCATGAGTTCCAGCCTACCCACGAGAggggagaccttggcggaatctccggtaccaatctgTCCTAATCGAATTGTCCTTGAAGTCCATtgagtctaaacctcctgattgcacttgtgctagttcccaattcacatataatcctgctggccacgtcaTTACCgatgacctcaacattgttaataacacttctctatgaaatgtgttatcgaaagttccgaaatatcgtgagcctaaatccatcaattggaaatacaacttaaaaactttgatggattcagttgaggattatgccaggcaatgggctaagcgcgagaaggaagacgtagaaactcttt
Encoded here:
- the LOC143055391 gene encoding atrial natriuretic peptide receptor 1-like isoform X1 — translated: MEITFQYLFLVTLYSEVAWSWHNLDNVDYHCWSLSASAEHPTPHSPVCTGLNLRWTEHPPVTVKMSQGFNTTTELILTIPFYQWLIDQGFFGQANFTHGITNANDAKDWCETTTCPAPSAATQENCCIHHMNLHSCPLTDITNGLCGPWIPARGQIITHSEVLVGNALVGNWTNYVPGLYVLGQTSIISHFKIAGASVALVFDLTVEPKTDCGNGVCESDDGEDCSVCPKDCGTCPLEDWHYGLITASILFIFILIGVIYGFFAYQKRKLLYDSSWIYKYDDIKTNENRLWMGSMISRTDDKFDTGFNLTQVFVPTGDVDGKTVAIKRIEKKSFSLTKCIREEVRTVRQMDHQNVCRFVGGCIEVPNVAILMTYCAKGSLNDVLLNEEVPLSWSFRFSFATDISRGMKYLHSHKIIHGRLWSSNCVMDDRWSVKVTDYGLETFRKSCVCEDENIKKQKQVYLEPELVKSQAIPTEHSDVYAFSVILIEIATRGDPFQEEDPYSVPIDWQPPLPVFEKTSDENNCPCPDEYCKLISICRSHNPIERPSFESIKRRLQRINPNKQNPVDLIITMMEKYSKHLESVVAERTQDLMAEKHRTETLLYSMLPRSVADSLKTGLSVQAESFDQCTIYFSDIVGFTVLCSKSSALEVVGLLNRLYTVFDEIIENFCVYKVETIGDAYMVASGLPKRTSNHASEIAKMSLKIVEAAKHFKIPHLPNAPLKIRIGLHSGYVCAGVVGRTMPRYCLFGDTVNTASRMESNGEPYKIHISDDTYSELAITGGFQVEERGVISVKGKGDMRTWWLTGYDPCKMDKKQSLIENSKGYDMF